From a region of the Mercurialis annua linkage group LG1-X, ddMerAnnu1.2, whole genome shotgun sequence genome:
- the LOC126676789 gene encoding uncharacterized protein At1g76070, producing the protein MEKQHQSAKPKNKILKFLPKAAAPAVSFQNPPFSPSRIDKRLAEVHKHIHQHIHRIKPPTGKGYSGPIVPMIPDVARRRSTSKNGSFENQEPTSPKISCMGQIKHKKKIINCNSNKNQEMKPEKTVTSSPRPREIKKHASTIKRFFSNVGKGPEHGRRRSDASIYDKPPLTDTSHRTPALGQLRRFASGRDSFANFDWTTQVAPEESEHRKYYSDEEDDQSDPDDDVIIPFSAPIIVGPVVDNLRPRKEINIWQRRTMSRPQPLQLKVMVRPT; encoded by the coding sequence ATGGAGAAACAACATCAATCAGCCAAACCAAAGAACAAGATCCTGAAATTCTTACCGAAAGCAGCTGCTCCGGCGGTTTCATTTCAGAATCCGCCGTTCAGTCCGAGCAGAATCGACAAAAGATTGGCAGAGGTTCACAAACACATTCATCAGCATATACATAGAATTAAACCGCCGACCGGTAAAGGCTATTCGGGTCCAATAGTACCGATGATTCCCGACGTAGCTCGCAGAAGATCAACCTCCAAGAACGGAAGCTTTGAAAATCAAGAACCAACTTCACCTAAGATTTCTTGCATGGGCCAAATCAAGCACAAGAAGAAGATAATCAACTGTAACAgcaataaaaatcaagaaatgaAGCCGGAAAAGACAGTTACCAGTAGTCCCCGGCCTCGTGAAATCAAGAAACATGCGTCGACGATTAAAAGATTTTTCAGTAATGTCGGAAAAGGGCCGGAGCATGGAAGAAGAAGATCTGATGCTTCCATTTACGACAAGCCGCCGCTTACTGATACTAGTCATAGAACACCGGCTTTGGGTCAGTTGAGGCGGTTTGCTAGTGGGCGTGATTCTTTTGCTAATTTTGATTGGACGACTCAGGTTGCTCCGGAGGAATCAGAGCACCGGAAATACTATTCCGACGAAGAAGACGATCAAAGTGATCCAGACGATGATGTGATTATTCCCTTTTCTGCACCTATAATTGTTGGTCCGGTAGTGGATAATTTGCGGCCAAGGAAAGAAATTAATATATGGCAGCGAAGAACCATGAGTCGGCCTCAGCCTCTTCAGTTAAAAGTTATGGTCAGACCAACCTGA
- the LOC126665903 gene encoding thioredoxin-like protein CDSP32, chloroplastic gives MATITNFLSTPSSSLPANPRITPLRYHGASLPLPFSTKHKPISIKLETNRTSSIVKATAASDTKKTISDEKVIKIHSAEDFDEALKSAKNKLVVVEYAATHSVNSQKIYPFMVELSRTCGDVDFLLVMGDESEKTRELCRREKVDKVPHFSFYKSMEKIHEEEAIGPDRLMGDVLYYGDNHSGVVQLHCREDVEKLIDDHKADHKLIVLDVGLKHCGPCVKVYPTVLKLSRQMSDTVVFARMNGDENDSCMQFLRDMEVIEVPTFLFIRDGKIDGRYVGSGRGELIGEILRYQGVRVTY, from the coding sequence ATGGCCACAATCACAAATTTCCTATCAACACCTTCATCATCCCTACCAGCAAACCCTAGAATCACTCCTCTTCGTTATCATGGCGCTTCTCTTCCACTACCCTTTTCCACTAAACACAAACCAATCTCAATAAAATTAGAAACAAACAGAACAAGCTCCATAGTAAAGGCAACAGCTGCCTCCGATACAAAAAAAACTATCAGTGAcgaaaaagtaataaaaattcACAGCGCTGAGGATTTCGATGAAGCTTTGAAGTCGGCAAAGAATAAGCTTGTTGTTGTAGAGTATGCAGCTACCCATAGCGTAAACAGCCAAAAAATCTACCCGTTTATGGTAGAACTCAGCAGAACCTGCGGTGACGTGGATTTCCTCCTTGTAATGGGCGATGAATCGGAAAAAACCAGAGAGCTTTGCCGACGAGAGAAGGTAGACAAAGTCCCACACTTCAGTTTCTATAAATCCATGGAGAAGATCCACGAAGAAGAAGCCATAGGCCCAGATCGACTCATGGGAGACGTGCTATACTACGGAGACAACCATTCTGGAGTGGTGCAGCTGCATTGCAGAGAAGACGTGGAGAAGCTGATCGACGATCATAAAGCTGATCATAAACTGATTGTTCTTGATGTAGGGTTGAAGCACTGTGGGCCATGTGTGAAGGTTTATCCGACGGTTCTGAAGCTGTCGAGACAGATGTCTGATACGGTTGTGTTTGCGAGAATGAACGGTGATGAGAACGATAGCTGCATGCAGTTCTTGAGAGATATGGAGGTTATTGAAGTGCCTACGTTCTTGTTTATTAGAGATGGCAAAATTGATGGAAGATATGTTGGATCTGGTAGAGGTGAGCTTATTGGTGAAATTCTTAGATACCAAGGAGTTCGAGTTACTTACTGA
- the LOC126664210 gene encoding 24-methylenesterol C-methyltransferase 2: MDSFSLVCTGALLAVGLYWFVCILGPAEVKGKRAVDLSGGSISAEKVRDNYKQYWSFFRRPKEIETAERVPDFVNTFYNLVTDIYEWGWGQSFHFSPSVSGKSHRDATRLHEEMAVDLIGVKPGDRILDVGCGVGGPMRAIAAHSRANVVGITINEYQVNRARLHNKKAGLDSLCEVVCGNFLQMPFPENSFDGAYSIEATCHAPKLEEVYAEIFRVLKPGSLYVSYEWVTTDKYEGSDPEHVEVIQGIERGDALPGLRSHLDIAETAKKVGFEVVKEKDLAKPPAQPWWTRLKMGRFAYWRNHVLVTVLSFLGIAPKGTVDVHEMLFVTADYLTRGGETGIFTPMHMILCRKPEIQASDS, from the coding sequence ATGGACTCTTTCTCTCTCGTTTGCACCGGAGCTCTCTTGGCCGTCGGCCTCTATTGGTTCGTCTGCATTCTCGGCCCAGCCGAGGTTAAAGGCAAACGCGCCGTCGATCTCTCCGGAGGCTCCATCTCCGCTGAAAAGGTCCGGGACAACTACAAACAGTACTGGTCATTCTTTCGCCGCCCCAAAGAGATCGAAACCGCCGAGAGAGTCCCCGATTTTGTCAACACTTTTTACAATTTAGTAACAGATATTTACGAGTGGGGATGGGGTCAGTCCTTCCACTTCTCTCCCTCTGTCTCCGGTAAGTCCCACCGCGATGCCACGCGCCTCCATGAAGAGATGGCCGTCGATCTCATCGGAGTAAAGCCTGGAGACCGAATCCTGGACGTCGGATGCGGCGTTGGGGGTCCTATGAGGGCCATCGCAGCACATTCACGCGCTAATGTGGTCGGCATCACCATCAACGAGTACCAAGTAAACCGTGCGCGGTTACACAACAAGAAAGCCGGTCTAGATTCGCTCTGTGAGGTGGTGTGTGGAAATTTCCTACAGATGCCATTCCCGGAAAACAGCTTCGACGGCGCGTACTCAATAGAGGCAACATGTCACGCGCCGAAGCTAGAAGAAGTATACGCGGAGATCTTCAGAGTCCTCAAGCCTGGATCTCTCTACGTGTCATACGAATGGGTGACAACTGACAAATACGAAGGCAGTGATCCAGAACACGTGGAGGTCATTCAAGGCATTGAAAGAGGAGACGCATTACCTGGACTGAGAAGCCACCTGGACATAGCAGAGACGGCCAAGAAAGTAGGGTTCGAGGTGGTTAAAGAGAAAGATTTGGCTAAACCGCCGGCTCAACCATGGTGGACTCGTCTCAAGATGGGTAGGTTCGCGTACTGGAGGAACCACGTTCTGGTCACTGTGTtgtcctttttagggattgcTCCCAAAGGAACCGTAGATGTTCATGAGATGCTGTTCGTAACAGCTGATTATCTGACTCGAGGCGGTGAAACCGGAATTTTCACTCCGATGCATATGATTCTCTGCAGAAAACCTGAGATTCAAGCTTCAGATTCTTAA